The genome window GGATGGCTAGGAAGGATGATAGCGCACGGCAGCTAAACAAGCGATCATTCGTGCTCCCTAGACAAACGcggaagaaaacaacaaagGCAGAAGAAGGGTGAACAGCGCCAGTAGACCAACACAGACCGTTTGAATGCTCACTGATGGGACAGGGGGGAAACTCCCAAAACGAAATTAGGAACTCTTTCCCCTTGGCTCTGCAatttgtgctgctgctgctgctgtgtgggtgtgggtgtatgtgcatACAACGAAGGGTGCATGCACAGAAAAAAGAACACGATGAGAAGATAGTGGAGAAAGTGAGGGGACAGTAGAAGTGTTCAACACAACATACCATTCGCAGAGTTCAAAGtcggaggaggggaggggtgcgaACATCACATGTCCTACTCGACTTCCTCCTGTTTCCCAGTTAAAGGCGAgaggcggcgatggcacGACTCAGAGTTGTAAGAGGGAGACGCTGCGCCAAGCAGGAGAATCATTTTTCACCAGTGCAGCGGAAGTGGGCACACCATGTTGACGCAACTGGTGACGTGGAcgcacctcttccctcctcaGGAAACAGAATGACTGCGCTTTGCCCGCGCCTGCCCGGCCCCTCCCTGTCCGTCCGTACACACTACAGCACACACAGTGGCCCATGTGTATGCGAAGCACATAAGTGTGACtaccccccccacctcaAGTCACACATCACAACACATATCTGTTTGTGCCTGGGTTTGTATGTGGAGAGCATTTTCACCTCTTTATTTCTTCATTATTCCTTACAAGGACGAAACGACTGGCATTCTTCAGAAACAccagcgagaaaaaaaacagctCCTACTGGGGCTCCCTCTTTTGCTCCTTTGCGTTTCGTCCTCGTTACCTAAAATCCATCTCATCAGCCACGCACCTTAATCATCTTGCACAatgagagagcgaggcagACAAGAGGAAACCACAAAAGAAACAAAATACGAAGCACGAACGCCGCGACACTcaaaaaaacgaaaagtaCGAGCGCAAGAGAGTCCGCGCTGCCAAAGCACTCGCACACAAAGtggcacgcgcacgcacgtgtgcgtggagGTTCGTCAGTCATGTCCTAGCTTCGCCCATATATGTGCTCGATAGTCTGCGTACTCGACTCCACAAGTGCTTCACTGTTTCAGAAAATATGGCTTTTCGCCTACTTAGAACTAACGCGTGTTTGGTTAATCACAAGACAAACGTTCTCACTTTCCGATTTCTCCTCTGGCACCCAACAACAAGCCTGCCACCGGCAGTGTTCCcacctttttctttctcaaATCATTTTCTCTTCACGGCTTCACGTCAACACCAACTTCCCTACATCTACAGACATGTGGAATGAAACCagtcagcagcagtgcaagGGAGATGGCAGTGTCACACCTCGGCCCACCGAGTAAACATGTCTCGCACACCTGAGAAACTCTAAACCAACATCAACACAATGGCGCATGGAAAAGCTGCAAAACACACCAATAAAGAAAACGGCATTTGCAGCACACGCCGGGTGGGCTCCGATTACAACCCGATCAAACAACAATAAAAAGTCACCACCAGAACAGCAGTGTCGCAGAccgtccctcctcctccacttgTCCTCCACCCTATGAGGAAGAgcaaaaaggggaagagatAGCGCAGGTCACAAAACACTCACCTCCTAAACCCTATTGGCGCGAGCCTTGATGTAGTACGGCTTGATGGCATCAACACCAGACAACACCAGCGCACCAGCGATACCGCGCAGAATGTtcgcgccagcgccgcggaACAGCGACACCACGCCCTCGCTCTTCACGCAGTGCGTGAAGCATTCGAACGAGTTGCGGTAGTTCTTGCCGGTGCCGGACGTCATCATCATGCGACGGCGCACCGTGTCCAGCGGGTACGAAATCAGACCAGACACGATCGTCACAACCCAGCCCAGCATGAAGTTCACAATGAAGTTGTTCACCGGCAACATCGGCTGCAGCGTGTCGTACAGACCAAAGTAGAAGCCGCGGTACGCAACAATGCCCACACACGACACGCAGAAGCCGCGGTACAGACCCATCAGGCCGTCGCTCTTGAACGTCTTGATGTAGCAGTCCACCATGCCGTTATACTGGCGCTCGCCGCCCTTCTTCGAAGACTTCGTGTCGTTCGCGAGGCGCGTACGCACGTAGTCCAGTGAGTACACGAAGCACAGCGACACAGCGCCGGCAAGACCGCCGGACGCCATGTTGCCCATGAACCACTTCATGTAGCCGTCGCGGTCCTTCTTGTAGTTGAACATGCGCTTGAACTGGTCCTTGAAGGCGAAGTTCAGCGCCTGCGTCGGGAAGTAGCGGATCACGTTCGACAGGTTGCCGCGCCACAGCGAGTACAGGCCCTCCGTCTTCATCGTGCGCGTCAGGCAGTTCACCACGCCGGTGTACGGGCGGTCCAGCGTGCCCTGCTTGATCATCTCGCCCTGGTTCTGCACCAGCAGCTTCACACGCTCGATtggcgccgcagccgtcttggcagcaccagcggcaacACCGCTGATCATGAACTCCTCCCAGAAGCCGAGCTTCGGCATACTCTGGTGCGCCTTATTCGGCGCGGGCGCTGCGGAAGCGGGGGCAGTGTTGTTGGCAGACATTTTTGAAGATAAGCGGAGAACTTTTATGTGTGAAGGTCCAATTgtggagagaaaacaaaaacacaGAGGTGGCGAAGCAAAGCAAAGGTGATATTTTGAGAATAAAGTGAGAAGGGGTAGCGAGGTCGAGCTCAGATTGAAGCCTCCTTTTTAttacgcacatgcacacctgATGGAACGTCGGAGTTAGGGGCAAAGGCCTACCAGCTCAAAAATGGTGCGTACACTCCAAAACCAGCGGACCACACCGGACTCCTCTAGTGTCAGTCTTTCATGGcgctgcagaagagaaaCGGTGCGCGCTTTCTACTGGGGTACCCCGGTAAGGGCGCAGCGAGCTAAGCACACTTTCTATGAGTACGCAACCTTCTCAAGCATTGATCGTGGCGACCATCTATGTCTAGCATTCACGTAGAGCAAAAGTTTGTAGCAGACATATGCTAGCCAGAACACAGGGCAGAGACACCTCGCCTCTTTTgagcacacacccacgcacacgtcaATGCAGCATGATgatacgcacacgcacataaGCAAGAGAAAGACTAGAGAACTATACTGCACCTCGAGAGAGGTGAAGCCTGAAGAGATGTACAAAACCAGACCGTAGCAACCAATTGAAGACCAGGTACAAATGATATAATATTACTTCCTCTCAGTGTGTCCATCCTGCCATATAACAACAGTCACGCTCCGCTCTAGCGCCGGCCAGCCACAGGatcgccgacatcagcagcgatgcaccgctctgacctccccgcgCCGTAGGCACttggccctgccaccgccagacgtggcgcagcatcggcagggataggggagCTGCCTGGCCGcaccacacagagtgggcaCTGGAAACCgataccacgcactgaggtgtgcCCTCTCCTCGTCATCAGGGACAAACCAATATTGCTCGAAAAAAAATGTCGCTGTTGCATTAGTCACCGTTGGACGAGGGATATGTTTGCATGCATGTGGCATTCAACCACCGCCTCACATCGATCCTGGGTCAAACACGAGCTGTCACACACTCCATTACTCAAGGTTGTGAGAGCACCGACGCCACTACGCCACTTTGCTACGCTGCGGCGTGGTCAATACGTGCGCTCCACAAGGAAAGAGCACAATGTGCGCATCATCAGCTTCGGAAATGagtcctccagcagcgggtCTAGGGAGTCCCACATCTCCTGCAGGCGATGGCGCGCAATCAGCAAACACTCCGTGATGGCCTCGACTTTCATGATGAGCTCCACGGCATCCCGGATGTCTGCCTCTTCCTTTGTCGGCTTTCGCAGAATCACCCAGAGTGTATGCCGGTCGGCGGCCCCAAGCCGGCCCATCGCAATGGCTATCGGATACGTGATCTTACCGTCCTTGATGtcctccgctgcctccttcAAATTGCCTTCAAAGCCACGGATGTTTAGAGCGTCGTCCACAATCTGGAACGCGAGGCCCAGCGTGAGGCCAAATTTCTCTACAGCCTCCGACAAAGCTGCAGGTGCCTCACAAAGCACACACGCCATCGCACAGAGCGTTCCAACCGCACCACCCGTTTTGTACGTGTGAATCGCATCGAGTGCATCGAAGAGCGTGCTTACATCACCGGTCTCTATGACTTTTGGCATCAGGTAGTCAAGTCCGTAGATATCCAAACCTTGACCCGCGTGCCCAGCAAGCAGAACATCGAAGTACAGTTGGTAGATGCGGCTTGCCTTCTCCGGCGGGAGGTCCTGGATGCGGGCAGCACGCGGTGCCATAAAGTAGCACGCACTTCCAGCGTTGATGGCAGTCGCAACGCCGTACTCCACGTGCACGCACTTTTCGCCGCGGCGAACCATGGAGTTGTCCTGGATGTCATCGATGATCAGAGACCccacgtgcagcagctcggcgACCGCAATATAGCGGCGACAGTCGAAGTACTGGCGCGACAATGCATTGCAGCAGCTCACCAGAACGAGGCTACGCCATGACTTGCCGCCGCGGTCGATCATGGAGCGCACAGGGCGGAACAGAGTATCACAGACCTTGTCCGCAGGCACTCCTCGATTGATCGCATTGCGTCCCAGTACATTCTCAGACACCCAAGAATCGGACGCGTCCAGCGGATAAACCTCTTCCAGCGCGCTGTGCACGTAAGATCCAATGCACTTCAGCAGTTCCGACGTGCTGCTATACGGGGCGGCATTCTTCTTGCACTCCAGAAAGCCGCGCATCGTCAGAgcctcaccgccgcacaCTCCACTGCCCTCCACGACACCCTCATAGAATCCTGCACCCCCAACCAAAACTGTCCCGAGCTCCTGCGCATCAAAGACCGTGTGTATTGTCACATCCAGCCCCATCGACGCCGAACATATGTGAAACTCGACTGGATACTGCATGAAGGTAACAAGGCTTGACCACGTCTTCTTCGTCTGCATGACCACATCGTCGTGGTAATGGCGACTTCCATCCGTCCGCGTCTCCACTACAATCATCTTTCTCGTGTCAGGTTCATTGCCACTTGTGCCATGAAACATGTTCAACTGCGACATGTTCGAGAGGTGGAGAGACAGCCACGACCAACTGTACTTGGCGTCACGAACGAGTTCAGAGACTGACCCACCCAGCTCACGATCATACCACCCCAAGCCCTTCACCTCGTGCTTTACGCCCTTCACCACAACAAACCCTGTCACCCTCATCGACGGGAAGTAGTAGTAGTACATACCGTTCACACGACCGTCCTTTCCATGAAAcaccggctgctgctgcgtcttaAAGTACAACCTCACGTACACATCGTCCGCTGTGTTCCTCATCTCAAAAGCGTACTGCCGTACAGGTCCCTTTTGTGCAACTCGCATCGCGCAACTGTCTTCCAGTGTGATGCTAAAGGGCTGCTGTGTATACACCGCCTTATTCTTCAGGATACGATCTGGGCGCGGCACACGCCCCTTGTTGAGAAGCTCCAGTAGAGCGGCTTCCACGTGCTCTAACTTCCGTCCCGTCACCGCTGGATCAAGCTGAAGCTTCAGTTGCTCGATTGACTCTGGGTCAAGCACACTATCCGCATAGTATTTTTGATGTTTTAAGTCAATAAGGGCCCACATACAAGCGTCGTGGTGCTTCGTAGTGATCGTCGGACAGCTCTCCTCCGCCCGTCTGAAGAAGGAGACAAAAAAAGCCAGGGACGGTCTGTCCTCGCCCTTCACCATGAGGTGAGCGTTAGCATaccaccactgcagcgaACAGGCATCGATACACTGGTCATACAACTCGGCATTGGGTACCGTTCCCCTAGGTGGGAAGTGCTGGGGCCAATCCTCGTTCATATGTGATGCGTAAGTATGTAGTATTAGGAGTGCTTTTCTTAACTTAGACAAGACTCACAGCGTCCCCCCTAGAGGTACAGAATGTGTGCAACGATAAGTACAGTTACGGATGAGCTCAAGGGCTGTAATCGCACAAGCTATGTTACACAAAATATCACTGTATAAGAACTGTTAACTACTCGGATGTCTCTGACAGCTGCCCAAgcttgaaaaaaaaaaaactgaggATAAGTAAAGGCGGAGAGTATCGTGCTTAGATGCGAGGAATTGAGTACGATAAACATACCACCACATTGCCTGTCGTGTGCGTAGTGAATAGAAGCAGAACAAAATATAGGTGCCAAAGATCCAGTAGTATTTTCTTTACCTACAGTCAGTGATCGGAGACACAACGCAAGTAGCCATTTCCTTTTGCAGATAAATTCACCGAGAAAAAGAGGCTTCGCAATCCTTGAGATTACACACGCAGAGCGTATGGATTTACGGCCATAAAGGTTATATAGTGATATTCTCTTTGGCTTGCTTTTCTACTTTGACACGCACTAGACACAAGCAAAAAGCAACAATCCTCTCTGTCACTTTCACTCCAACAATTGAACAACAAAACTCATCAACAATAAGACGAACAGTCCATGTAGACGATGTCGTAAATAATAGGTGTacagcgaaagaaaagaaaacttGATTCTAGCGTCATAAACTGCTTTCCATAAGCAAGCCCTACGTCGAGCACCGCAAAACTGCCGCTTACTCCCGCTGCACAATACTACAACTGATACTGCACTAAGCCTCTGTAAGAGAAAGCTTTCATTTTCCCTCACAACGGCTACAATAAAGGAAGTCGCTACACGAAGGAGAAACGAGAAGAAAGGTAAAAGGAGACACGCCTCCATAGATTGAAAACATTTTTCATATAATCAGTGAAAAACACCCACATTGAAACAACAGGAATTGCATGGAGTACTACCGAAATTGATATAAGAAACTCACCATCCTGCCTCTCTCGTAGGGAAGGCGAAGCACTATTGAAAAGAGAGTATatccacttttttttttcacgaCGGTATTAGCTGGATACATGTAGGTAGAGAAATTAACTGGTTTAGCACGAAAGTAGTGTCTTTTTTGACTGCATGACTCAGATTTCCGACAATTGAAGGACACAAAGACTACATGAGGCTTTGTTACCCTACATTAAACCACTCCTCCATCACCCACACTGAAGTATTACTAAAACCCAGAATATTCAAATGTGAAACTGAGTTGAAAGCAGTCGAAAAAAGCGTAATTTTTTCCCTTGCTACCCGCCTATACAAGCATTTTTCAAATGAAGATTAcgccgcaaaaaaaaaatttgacggatggcagcagcagcagtatgAAATCACTTTTCGATGACAGGCGAAAAGGGCAACCTTTTCGCTCTACCTGCCTTTTATGCATCTCTGAGCTGGCGTGAACAAGTGAATCACAAATGTGTGGTTGGGAACGAAACAAGACATTCGAAGTTGATCAAACATAAGTCTTAGAGCACGGCATCTTTCTTTTTCATCGCTTGGAAACATCAGTATGTACAAACAGGAAAGCAGCGCAAATGTTTATGTTTCTAGAGTCACGGGCAAGCGTACGCCGTCAgcggcaaagaaaagaaataACTCTGTGGAGTCAAGAACGACTGAGTGTGCTCTGCCAGCATTTCAGTTTTTCTGTCTAAAAGTGGAAAGTAGCTGGTATATGTATTTCAGCATTGTAAGTGCCAGTCACTAAATAGTATCGCAGAACTTTTCTGAATACTAGCGGTCTTCAAAATAAACACAAAGCCAAGCGAAACATATGACTATTACCCAACCATCTAGAAAATAATAATAGTAAAGAAAGCACTTGAAGTCTAGAAGATCACATTGTAGATACAACTACATCATTCACATTTGTAACAGTGCATTTTTATCCACAATAGTCAACCCTGTAGTATTTTTCATAACGCAACGACAATTAAGTGCGACTTTGCCATAATAAATAGGAAACGCATCGCTGATAGCTACATAGGGATTTAGGCACTTGAGGTCATTTCTGAGAACCCCTTGCCTTGTCGCACAACATATAGGGCAAGACACGCTACATCCGGGCCGGCTGCTCTGCAAGTTCCCACTCGTGCTGAAATGAGCAAAATGTTTACACTCATCATAGCAagcagccaccaccgtgAGCCTGATGTATAGTCTCAATCTCTGTAACAAGTAATTGGAGTCTGAGTATTACCTCACCCGAGATTTCAACACACGTGGTTCCCAACGCAACTGACTCGAACCTTTCTCGAGGTCTATCATGAATTGCCTCCTGTGGTATCCTTCTTGCTAAAGCGTGcaaataataataataataataataagaGTGGACGAAGAAGGAGCAGTAGCATTAATTCCTTCTGCTTTTTATTTtcaaagaaaaacaaacatGATACGTCAGCAAGAATATTTATCCGTCGCTTAGTTCACAACTCTGATAGATATCTTTTACATTCTAGGTAACTTCGTtactttctctttcccacTTTTTTGAAGCCGAAATTGTTTCATTGTGCCTCAGGAGGCTACAGTTTCGTGTCTCCTGATATGCGGCGCCGATGTCCAAGTTCGGTATTCACTTGGCACATAGATAATTTACTAAGAAAGTGCAACACAGTCAATCTCAGTACCCACTTACTTTATCAATGAAAAAGCACTCACTATACAAAGCTCTAATACAATGAGAAAggcttgttttttttttttttcagttACACATCTCTGTAAAAGAGGAAAGTCGCTCATTAAATAGAAAGAATTGCTCTACTTCAGGTGGACGTTAAACCTCTTCGTTAGACAAACGGGGATAAGGAGCCAGTAGACACAAATACAGACTTTGCCACAGCTGTGGCGAGCGAGTGGAGAACATCGTACTTCGTCCACCATATAGGCATATTCCTGCACCGGCCATGCAATGTCGCTTTGCTAAAGGACCAGAAAAGTACAGGCTTTCCATGCGTTGGTCGAAAAGGTATTGGCGAGAGCTTCAAAGTTGCCTACACACTACCGGAAGAAGAACAATCCGTTTTTCGTTACTGTCATTCACGCACTTATCATTAGCAGTGTAACCGACAGATGCCCAGAGAATGTGGTGGCTAGTGTATGCTGCAACTTAGTAAACGTTCTTAGAAACCTGCTCACAAATGTTACCTATTGCTTTCCGTTGCAAGGGCAAATCACTATTAGTTTTCGACTACAGAGAAGAGTGCAACCTGGTAACGAGCGTTTCAGTGAACGAAAGAAGCTTGTAACGGATAGCAAAGTGAAGGACAGTTTGTGTGCCTCCGACTAATCATTTTTCATGGAAAAAGTGTCGCGAAGCAATTGCATTCAGCTGTCAAGAGAATCTTGTCACTATCTTGCCTTTCACCTTTGCTGACTGCCTGTTTGCAACTCTTTCCTGTCAGTGCACCTCAACTCTACAAGAATGTCCAACTTGAAGAAAACAATAATTcgcccccccacccctctctctctcgtcaaGTCGAAACGCAACGCACTGCTCGGTGTACACCAGTGAAATAAAGTTAATCGTTACttgcttccccccccccccagctGTCCCCAGTCTATATCGTCAAGGGGTCATCCATGCTCTTGGCACTTCACAAGGAGCTGGTGCGCGCATTCCTCAGCAGTTGATTGATGCGAGGTATTCTGTGAACCACCTCCGCGTTTCGATCAGTCACCCCCAGCGTTTTGTTACACCAGCTCGCACATTTCAAAGGCCTTTCAAAATGAATGGCACCAACGATGCTAAGAAATGTTGCTTTTGCTTTAACTCAAAGTTCATTTGGAAGTGGTAAGGTCGCTTTGTGTCTAGCAGTTTCCGGAAAGTCAATATAGCGCGCACCTTCGAACGTCGCCGTGTGTTTTTCCAATTCATTTCAGGAATTtggagggaaaagaagagtcTGTCACATTGACACAGTGGAGCAACAAACTGTTGAAGCACTCATTGTAAGTTAATTTCATTCTGATCTGCCTCCACTGCGTTGAAAATTGTTCAACAGCACGCTAAGCGCCTCTTTCGGTAGTGAGTAGGAGGTACTGAAGAATGTTTGGCGGACTGTACCGTGTGGGAATGCCTTTCACACAACTCTGCCTTTCTGTTGCTCTGCTCTAGACCTCAATTCTTATTactccattttttttcctaCTCCTTGCGTTCCATTTGTTtcgaaagaaaaaatgcCAAGGCTCGCTTTTTCGCTGAGTGTTCGGCACAGAACCTGCATCTAGGCTCTTCAAGGGTTATTTTGTATTGATCTTATCTACTGTGGCGATCAAAGAACACAGTATTAGAAGTACACAACGCATTGTGTACACCGGAGCACATTGCGCTACCAGGGAAACGCCTTGCGCCGAGCCTGTGATGAGTTGTTGTCGATACACTGTGCTTTACAAtgtttcttttttctgtTGGGTAGCTTGAATAATGGAACCAGCCTTAGGTAATTCACTGTATTATCGCTTTGATGTTTTTCAAATTATCAAGGCCTGACGAAACGCTGGCGAATCCATACACGTTTTAAACTTAAAGCTCGTCTTCACGTAGTGCGTATATAGTGTGAAGTGAAACTGACACTGCGGATTTACATTATGTTGAATCTATCAAGACTTCGACATTTTTGTTATTGCGCCGCAGTCTCGATTGTCTTCTCCCTGTACTTACGGAATTGTGCCTTCTTAGCGCTTTCTTCGCTTGCCTCTAGTGTGTTACAATGCTTCCATTGAATCATACGGCATTTTTCTCCACTAACTCGGATGCAGCAAGTCGCTGCCCTAAAACATCTTACTctactttttttttgccaTTTCATATTTCTCAACTGTGTTGTGTTTTGGCGTCTATTGTACCTTTTCCAGCCTTTTGACGCTCCCATGGGCCCCTGGCGAATCTTCTTTACtgttctttctcttttttgttgtaTTGCACACCAATCCGGGGTAGACTCTTCAAATTGTCTGGGGATCGCAGTGTTTTTTAGTCTCAAGAATCAGTGGGCATTTATGTGAGCTTCGTCAACGGTTAAGTCAatccttctctcctttgccaCTTTTCAAGATTCGCCTCTACTTACCATGTTCTTTGGGCGCGGCGAGTTGAATAGCTTCATAGGCGAGGTACACTAAAAGCTTCTGAACACCTTTGGAATCCTTGCCACACATTGTCTTTCGGTAAAGCAGTGCTTTTGTCATCGTCGCTTGGTGTAGTTTTATGAATGTGCTTTGTTTTATATAGTGAGTTATCTGCAGACCTGCTCGTATGTTTTCCACTTGATCACGGGAAAAGGCAAAACGATCTTGTTGccgatatatatatatatttctTGTTAAAATGCTGGGGTGGTGCAGCCTTTAATATTTTCCTTATTGAAACAATTACGTCACTTTGTCAAGTgtgcccccctttcccccatTCTAGTT of Leishmania braziliensis MHOM/BR/75/M2904 complete genome, chromosome 19 contains these proteins:
- a CDS encoding putative ADP/ATP translocase 1, with the translated sequence MSANNTAPASAAPAPNKAHQSMPKLGFWEEFMISGVAAGAAKTAAAPIERVKLLVQNQGEMIKQGTLDRPYTGVVNCLTRTMKTEGLYSLWRGNLSNVIRYFPTQALNFAFKDQFKRMFNYKKDRDGYMKWFMGNMASGGLAGAVSLCFVYSLDYVRTRLANDTKSSKKGGERQYNGMVDCYIKTFKSDGLMGLYRGFCVSCVGIVAYRGFYFGLYDTLQPMLPVNNFIVNFMLGWVVTIVSGLISYPLDTVRRRMMMTSGTGKNYRNSFECFTHCVKSEGVVSLFRGAGANILRGIAGALVLSGVDAIKPYYIKARANRV
- a CDS encoding putative polyprenyl synthase; this encodes MNEDWPQHFPPRGTVPNAELYDQCIDACSLQWWYANAHLMVKGEDRPSLAFFVSFFRRAEESCPTITTKHHDACMWALIDLKHQKYYADSVLDPESIEQLKLQLDPAVTGRKLEHVEAALLELLNKGRVPRPDRILKNKAVYTQQPFSITLEDSCAMRVAQKGPVRQYAFEMRNTADDVYVRLYFKTQQQPVFHGKDGRVNGMYYYYFPSMRVTGFVVVKGVKHEVKGLGWYDRELGGSVSELVRDAKYSWSWLSLHLSNMSQLNMFHGTSGNEPDTRKMIVVETRTDGSRHYHDDVVMQTKKTWSSLVTFMQYPVEFHICSASMGLDVTIHTVFDAQELGTVLVGGAGFYEGVVEGSGVCGGEALTMRGFLECKKNAAPYSSTSELLKCIGSYVHSALEEVYPLDASDSWVSENVLGRNAINRGVPADKVCDTLFRPVRSMIDRGGKSWRSLVLVSCCNALSRQYFDCRRYIAVAELLHVGSLIIDDIQDNSMVRRGEKCVHVEYGVATAINAGSACYFMAPRAARIQDLPPEKASRIYQLYFDVLLAGHAGQGLDIYGLDYLMPKVIETGDVSTLFDALDAIHTYKTGGAVGTLCAMACVLCEAPAALSEAVEKFGLTLGLAFQIVDDALNIRGFEGNLKEAAEDIKDGKITYPIAIAMGRLGAADRHTLWVILRKPTKEEADIRDAVELIMKVEAITECLLIARHRLQEMWDSLDPLLEDSFPKLMMRTLCSFLVERTY